The genomic DNA CCGGAACTTGAGGCGGGGCGTGGAGGCGCGTCCCATAACCTTTGGCAGTGTTCTAGACTGAATTGAGACTACCGGCGGAAGATCTATGGAACGGCACCGCAACCTGGCTGATCCACCGGACGTGGCGGCACGTGAACAAATTGAAAGCACCTTTGGGCGGCGATAAGGCTGTGTGTGGCAGCTATAGACTGAGCGGCTCCGGATTTATTGGCTAGCACGATTTTGTGACTATAGGCAGCAGAAAATTTGGCCGCGCGTGATGTAGGGCGACGAGACTGAAATTCTTCAAAAGGAAAACGCTAGAAAAGACGTTTATTCAAGGTCACACAAaagtagctctgataccatgttaaatatattggataatatattagaagcggaagaaagagagagaagagagagagagcgaaagcatacaatggactacattgtattgactcttatataataatgaatacagaggcctctatttatagagaggcaagtaacctaatatattaaggaaaggtaaacctagtagaataaggaaaggtaaacctagtagaataagaaaaggtaaacctagtagactaataatacctaaagaagtaaataacaagtaatattcttaacagtaTTCAAACACAAGAAACATTAGCACCAACCCAATACTACATACTACATTAATTAAACTGCATTAATCAAACACATAAACATTACACGTACGGCCGAAGAGCTGGATAACACTACAGGTTTCACAAAATAGTCATGATATCAAATGTACGTGTATAGTGGCCTAATTACTCGAACCCATTTATTGGATGATCGATACGACCACAACTATGCCTGCACGAAGACAAACTCCTAAGAAACAAATTATTTAGGCACTAAAACATGAGATAGTTTTTAATTATAATGATCATTTTCATGGCTAAGAAGCGTCTCAACTACTTGACTCATGGAGGGTCTTGCATCTTTGTCTTCCTCTACACACTGCAGAGCCATTCCAACCAAGATTTCCATCTTACCCATCTCATATGTGCCTTCCAATACGGGATCTATGATCTCTTCCATCCAGGAGGCCGTTGTTGCAGCCTTTCCGTTCTTAATTTTCTCCCTAACCCATGTAACCAGCCTTCTGTCTTCTGTCTCCCCACAACCATCCATTGCGTTGATACCCATTTGTGTTTGCTTTCCAGTCACCATCTCCAACACAACAATCCCGTAGCTATAAACATCTACTTTGGAGGTGATGGGCAGATTGAAGATCCACTCCGGAGCCATGTATCCTCGGGTTCCTCTTATCCTTGAGAAGCTTGAATTCTTGAGGCCACTTCTGTTTTGGAGTTTAGAAAGTCCAAAATCTGCCACCTTTGGATGATAATTAGAGTCTAGGAGTATGTTTTGAGGTTTCACATCACAGTGTAAAACCCACTCCAAGCACTCTTCATGCAAATAAGCCAGGCCTTTGGCAGTTCCTAAAGCAATTTCAATCCTTTTCTTCCAATCAAGTGAATTAGAAGAAAGGTTTTCAGCCAAAGAACCATGCTCCATGTACTCGTACACCAAAATCCTATGCTTTCCCTCAACACAATAACCCCACATCTCTATCAAGTTCATGTGGTTAATCCTCCCAATGATGCTTACTTCTGCAAGAAATTCACTTTCCCCTTGATTAGCTTCATTAAGGCGCTTGATTGCTGCAACTCGACTGTCAGACAATACTCCTCTGTATACAGTTCCTCCAGCACCTCTCCCAATCTCCTCACTAAAACCCTTTGTGGCCTTCTTTAGCTCGGCATAGGTAAATTTTCTGAATCCGGTGGCAGCAGGGAGATAGCCTTGCTTGTCTGCGCTCCAACTTTGCTGGCCTCTAATCAAGAGACACCAAACCAAAACGATACAGACGACTTCAAGCCCTCCCAACCCACATGCAAACCAGAGCATGATTTTCACCGTCCCATTTGGACGGCTTTTCACATACGTTCTGTCCAGTTTGACTGTACCTTGACTTGAGCAATCCAAACGGAATTCTTCTACGGAATTGGCGTAGGAGAGGCGATTGCTTTCAGGCACTCTCAAATAGAGATCTCCCTTGAAAGCTTGCGAACGATGCCCATTGAGCAATGTCGTCTTGGGGTAACATTTCGAAAAACCAGCATCATCGTCAAATTTGAATTGGAAAGCTTTGCAATTGCACCATCGCAGGCATAAATTCTTACATTGAGTTAATGTGTAATCGGGGAAATACCCAAAATCATAACCATAGAATTCAACATGGGATAGCAGCAGAAAGGCAGAGTCATTTTTGTTGCAAGAGAGATTAAATCTGGGTTCACACCCATAAGACCAATCGGTGTGATTTTTCATCTTGTATCCAGGAATGCAGGAGCATTTCCTACCAGAATCAGCAACATAGCTGCATATACCGTTGGGCCCACAAATACCATGAATCGTGCAAGGTTGCTGAATGGCTTGCCATGAAATGACCCACGTACCCTCCTCCTCTTCCCAACTGTGGAGTCGAATATTCCCATCGTAATCAACCGTCAATCTTCTGTGAAGCACTACCCCATTGTCAGCTGACATCACATTATATTGATCGGACGAACTAAAATTCCCCAACCAATCAAGCACCGCAATTCTACTCTTGTTGTCCGTCGACCTTCCAGCAGCCCGGCTCACAAGCCATGGATAAGGCCAATAAATACTTGAAATCTCAAGTCCATCAAAGAGAAGGCGGAGAAGGTTATTGTTGTCGAACAAAAGCTTGTAGAAGCCAGAGGAATAGTTGCCTTGGCTTCTTGAGGAGACAAGCCTTGTGTTTCTGGTGAGTTGTTGTTGGGGAAGAAGGGTGTCTGTGGGGAAATCAAAGCTTTGCCACAAACTAACGCCTTTCAAAGTACGTAGAACAAGATTACCGGTGTTATAGAGTAATAATTGTAGCGGTGAGCGTGAAAGAGTGTCTGAGGTCCAGACGGTGAACTTACCGGCGTCGGTTAAGATAAGATTGCCGGTTTTAAGGAGGGAGAGCTTCGAGCGCCTTCCATTAACTGGCTGATCTCGATTGGCCATCCAAACTATGGTGTGGGGTTGACTCTGGGATGAGTGGTTGAACCATATGGCAAAGCAGTAGGCATTTTCACCGACGGGGTAAAAGCCGGCGGAGAAGACACCATTTGGTGAAGATAAAACATCTTCTGGTTTCTCTGTGGAAAGAGATGAACCTTTACGCAAAGTGGAAAAAGTTGATGTCAATGGAAGAAGTAATGCCAAAGAGAGGACGAACAGGATTAGAGTAGCCATGAACTTCATGAAAGCTCAAAAGCGTGGGCTTGGGGAACTAATTTACCAGTGTAAAACAAATGAACGTTGATGCAAGACTTTCATATGTTAACGTTTTTTCGAAGAATAAAAACAATGAAAGACTTGTTTGTTTCTCGTACAGTGGTCATTGCCCAATCTATACGGGAAATTGGATTCTCTCCATCACCTCAAAGTTCGTCATTTTCTGACTTCCATTGGAGGTTGTTAATGCCTTGATGGAGCTGGTAATTATGTCAGAGAGGACCAACAATAATGGAGTCCTTCAGTTTATAGTTATAGCTATAAATAGGACATTTGCcattaaccaaaaataataataaaatattattttaaatttaaaataattaaaaattaaaaaatattttaaaaaactaaggGTGGCAGGCCGGCAggattagaaaatattttcaaagttCGTCATATGTTTCCATATTATTCAAAAGTTTCAAATCTATAATATtatgacaaaataaaatcttggcCCACTAACGTTAATGCTGAGCTCAAAACAAAGGAATCTCACAGCTAAGAGATCCCTCGGGTAAAAGCAAATGACTCTTATTTGCTCAAGTAATAAAAAAGCAAGACTCTCATCTCATTTAGGGGGCGTTTGGCAAATGGGAGGGCCTAAACACtatagttgatgtagattgatgtgaaaaaaagtaagaatatttggtataaaaaaaatgaaaaagtggtatggaaaagtgaaaaagttttgttttgtagtgatttttttatttggataataaaaaaaagtgaatgatttgatattaaaagtgaaaaagttggaatgttttgatgttgatttttttaagaaatggtGATAAACAGTGTTTGGGCCAACCCCAttcccattaccaaacaaagccttaattGCTTACCTCCATTGGAGGTCGCCAAGACTTGGCCATGGAACAATAAATGGAGTATACGTGACGTACGTGAGCTCCATGAAAGCTCAACTACAATTCAAAGGAATTGCTGGCGTGCAACTGTAACTTTAAAGATCCCAACCGTGATTCGCcataaaagtattaaaataataatagaaaaattataaaaaataagttaagAGGTGATTAGGCTTATCCTTTAAGGTTGTCAACCACCACCGAAAAAGAGATCGACGATGGTTGATTGGTTGTGGGCGATATGATTCAGTCATCAACGACTTAAGGGATGTCTCACAGCTGTCTCATGACAGAAATGAAAGGATGTAACTTATAAATAAAACGGTAGTAAAAGGTGTTAAGTATTGTCACTCTTAGAGCATATCCGGTATGAGTAACCAAAATAGTTACCGAAAAAGTACTTTATCTACTCATTTTCTATTAATACTAGaacaaattttctattttctttaaatatttttttgtgtgtgagaAAGTACTGTGAAAGAAATAAGgggagagagagtgaaagaaagaaagaaaaagagaaaataataataataaaaatttgtagTGAGTACTGAATAGACACAAGAATCTGTTTAATGTTTACactataagaaaaaatattaaaatagttACTTTGTTAGACACAAAAATAGctcataatagtcaaatttaacTACTATAAGTCATTTGCCTATTTTACTCGAGGTGCAAGCAATTAGagtaatgataatatataattatatataaacgaGCAGCAAGGAATTGGAATTAGATAaatattagggaaaattacaatttaccctccaaaggtgacaatgtttttcaatttgaacatcgaaatttcaatttttgcaatccacccccacaaagttccaatttttttcaattcgaccaatattatccaaaaattctcatattgcccttgatttttttttttttttatgaaaaaataaataaatttgggggtacaaaaatggccagatggccaaagggatGGCTAtggccaccccgaattttttttaaaatttttttataaaaaataaaaaaataaaaattaggggcaatataaaaagttttggatacaattggtcaaattgaaaaaatttaaaactttgagagggtgtattgtaaaaattaaaactttgatgttcaaattaaaaaatgctacaaatttTAAGAGGGTAAAcggtaatttttcctaaatattaaTTCCTTGACGTGTGATCGTGAGTGTGGACTTGTCAAAAGGAGAAATTCTAAAGTAAtcaacacaacacaacaaaaaCCCCACGAGCTCGATTTTTCTCCCTGTACCACCAAACGTACAGATTCTCCATCATGACCCTGTCGCCGCGAAACATTTTCTTGGTTGTCTTCATGAATCGACGAAAGAATTGATAGAAACAGCTCAACAAGTGATGTACCTTTCTCTATCCTTAGGATACAAGAAATCGATGCCCTCTTCAAGCTCAATCAATATCAAAGGCAATATTGACTAAGAAATTTCCTAGTCTTCCTCTGTCGTCAcagaaattaacatatgcatgAAAGCGAactgtttgtttgatttgtttaataatttattggtTTATTCTGGTAATTAATGAAGAAGTTAGAAACTGCTTCCACTCTTGTAGAAAAGATTTTGATATTTCATCTTTCATCCTGCTTCTCTTAATTTCTGTCCCACAGTACTCCTTATCCAGGTTCATCTGCAACATGTGATTACCTCCCAGTGCCACAATCCTAAGGCAACTTAAGTGGTTGTCTAAGGACCTCAATAAATTAAGGCTCCAAATAAGAAATTGtacaataattttgtttttcttaaaaaaaaaataaaataattaaggcTCCAATATAGTAAACAGTTAATAAATAGTCTCTCGTGAAGGccagaaattaataattatataataaaaaggttatttcaaaaaaaaaaaaaactctaatatagtaaaaagttaataaataatCTCTAATTAAGGCCCTCAATTAtggtataaaaataattttacaatattttGGCCTTCTCTAAACACATGAAAACGAGAATTTATTGACTAGATCTGTTAAGGCTTTTAGCATTgactaattataaaaaataaaaaataaataaaattaagaggtGATTAGGCTTATCCTTTAAGGTTGTCTTCgctattaaaaaattggtcaGCCACTCAAGGTGGGTTTAGGGTAAATCGACCACCACCAAAGAGATCGATGATAGTCGTGGGCAATATGATTCGGTCATATCACAGTTGTCCCATGATAGGATGTaacttataaataaaattatagtaagAGGTGTTAAGTGTCACTCTTAGAGCATATTCGGTAGGATCGAGTAAACAAAATAGGTATcgaaaaagtataaatttttactttatctGCTCATTTTCTATACAAACTATACAAcacattttctcttttctttaaatattcttttgtgTGTGAGAGAGTGTGAAAGAAATAAGGGGATAGAGAAtgtgaaataaagaaagaaagggaaaataataaaaaacttttatagTGTGAATACTGAATAAACACAAAAATCTCTTTAATGTTCAcactataagaaaaaaaaatgttaaaagtcGAGTTACTCTACTGAATACAAAAAATAGttcataatagtcaaatttaacTACTATAGATCATTTGCCTATTTTTCTCCTCGGACCACCAATCAAcacaacacaacatacaaaaaccATGCACGTACACGAGCATTGATTTTTCTCCCCGGACCACCAAACAGATTCTCCATGACCCTAGCTGTCTCATTTTCTTTGTTGTCCTCCTCAAGCTAGCTCATCAAGCAACTTGGTCTAAGAAATATCAAAGGCAATATTGACTAAGAAATTTCCTAGTCTTCCTCTGTTGTCGCAGAAACATGAATGAAAGCGaactatttttttgatttgtttcaTAATTTATTGGTTTATTCTGGTGATGAAGAAGTTAGAAACTGCTTCCACTCTTCTAGCTAGAAAAGACATTTATTAGGTAGCCATCAGTCAGTCCGCTTCGAGTTCCATTGATATTTCATCTTTCATCCTGCTTCTCTTAATTTCTGTCGCACATTCCTTCCTGGTTCATCTACAACATATGATTACCTCCCACCTCCCAGTGTCGGCACAATCCTTAAGCAACTTAAGTGGTTGTCTAAGGCCCTAATAAATTAAGGCCCCAAATAAGAAATTGtacaataagttttttttttttaaaaaaaaaataataataattattaaggCTCCAATAACAGTAATAAATAGTCTCTAATTAAAGCCcgaaattaataattatataataaaaaggttctttcaaaaaaaaaaaaaaaaaactctaatatagtgaaaaagttaataaataatCTCTAATTAAGGCCCTCAATTAtgctataaaataattttacaatattttGGCCTTCTCTAAACACATGAAAATGAGAATTTATTGACTAGATTTGTTAAGGCTTTTAGTATTGACTAATTCaagagtaattttaggtggtcTTCGTGTATCCTACTTGTATCCTACTTGTATtctactaaaaatgatgtggctattaaaatcaccattgaatttgtgattgatcattattgaattttgatcaaattgtgattttaatagcccATCATTCTTAGTGGGACACAAGTAGGCtacctagaattactcataattcaataaaaaattaaacttgtTTATTGTAATTATGAGGTTTGAGTTGGATCAAATTGAGGCTAACAACATGGAAAACTCATTTGTGTGTATGGTGTCCAAGAAAGACCCAATTGGAGTAAAATAGTCATCTTTTGACTTTGGCATCATATGTgttgtgacaaaataaatttaggTTCACTCCATAAGTAGAAAATAAACCATCCACACAAGACACCAATATTTAAGTGATTCAGCTTAACAAGCCTAGATCTATTGACGGAGGCGACCCAGAAGAaatttactatcaaaagataaagtacaaaaaaaatagcatgaagaaaatcacttaaaacctAAAGCtacaatacaccaaaatctcacaCACAcgcaaacaaaaaaacaaaagagatagAGAAAAACTAAcgaattaaagaaaaaactctATTTGTGCCATGCGGCACCTCCACAAGGTACTGAGAAAGCTGATCATGcttaaaaatatgagaaattgaTGCCCTCAAGCTCAAGCAACTTAATTGGTCTAATACGTCAAAGGCAATGACTAAGAAATTTCGAAATTTTCCTCTGTCGTCATAGAAACATGCTTATATGAAAGCGATCGaactttttgtttgatttgtttgatttagTGGTTTATTCTGTTAATTAATGAAGAAGTTAGAAACTGCTTCCACTCGCTTGTTAATTATGAAAAACTCTTAACAGATAAATATCTATCACAGTTTATGCGAAATTATCAGATATTTAAATATACGCaaacaattacaaaaaatatgaacaatcacacacaagggTCTTGCTAACGAAGATGAAATCTTTTAGAaaacgatctaaaagtaaaacctctccgggacagccaaacccaaaaaattactatcaaaagattattcagagattacaaacactaggaacacttacaaaccgatgcaagaccttgactctgtaagatcgacaagcctcaaACTCGTCttctcgctcacaatcttcttcaacgtgattcttcTTTACCAGACCCTTTCGATAGACTTTTCAATGATGCTcaatcaaaactaacacaaaTCCTCTTCGAGAAATAATAAGGCTCACAACAATtgatcactcaagcacagcctctcaCGAACTCTAGGGTTCTAAAATTCATgcatctctcttctataaagATATATTTATAACATCTACAAAACCTTAGATCTAGGCCCACATAAAACTGACGTTTTGGGCATAAATTCTACAGGATGTCTGGATAGGGTTAGTGCCTATCTGGACAGCAAGCTTCAAAGACACAAAATCAAGATTTTGGAACTGCTGTCCGGATAGGGGGAGGGTTTGTCTGGATAAGGCCTACAAATGTGTGAAACatgcattctggaaatgctgtccgaACAGGGCCTGCAATGGGAGAAAACTGCTTGCTAGAAATAGTGTCTTATGAATGGATCTTGATGCTTTTAAACTTCTGTTTTGATCACCAAATTCGCCAAACAAGAACTAACAAAGCCACCAGTAAGCTCCAATATTGATATCTCTTCATCCTACTTCTCTTTATGTCCCACATTTTTTGTCCTAGCTATTTCATCATGTAAAatcacaaacaaattcatatgaAATCATAAACATCTCTGCAACCAACTCCTACATGGTCATCTCTACCAAACCCAACAGCTCCTTTCTCAAATCCTCCATACCTCTTAGGCCAAATAAAAGCTTCTttccaaattttgagaaaagatgCCACAAGAGAAGGGCACCAATTAACCGACTACGTACTGCTAGTATTAAATTGCATTCAAACACAAGAAACATTAGTACCGATTAACCCACTACATACTACATTAATTAAACTGCATTAATCAAACACAAGAAACATTACACGGCCGAAGATCGAGCTGGATATATAACACGAAGACAACTcctaagaaacaaaatatttaggCACTAAAACAGGAGTTGGTTTTTAATTATAATGATCATTTTCATGGCTAAGAAGCATCTTAACTACTTGACTCATGGAGGGTCTTGCATCTTTGTCTTCCTCTACGCACTGCAGAGCCATTCCAACCAAGATTTCCATCTTACCCATCTCATATGTGCCTTCCATTACGGGATCTATGATCTCTTCCATCCAGGAGGCCGTTGTTGCAGCCTTATTTCTGTTCATTTTCTCCCTAACCCATGTAACCAGCCTTCTGTCTTCTGTCTCCCCCCCACCATCCATTGGGTGGACACCCatttgtgtttgttttcctGTCACCATCTCCAACACAACAATCCCATAGCTATAAACATCTACTTTGGAGGTGATGGGCAGATTAAAGATCCACTCCGGAGCCATGTATCCGCGGGTTCCTCTTATCCTTGAGAAGCTTGAATTCTTGAGGCCACTTCTGTTTTGGAGTTTAGAAAGTCCAAAATCTGCCACCTTTGGATGATAATTTGAGTCTAGGAGTATGTTTTGAGGTTTCACATCACAGTGTAAAACCCACTCCAAGCACTCTTCATGCAAATAAGCCAGGCCTTTGGCAGTTCCCAAAGCAATTTCAAACCTTTTCTTCCAATCAAGTGAATTAGAAGAAAGGTTTTCAGCCAAAGAACCATGCTCCATGTACTCGTACACCAAAATCCTATGCTTTCCCTCAACACAATAACCCCACATCTCTATCAAGTTCATGTGGTTAATCCTCCCAATGATGCTTACTTCTGCAAGAAATTCACTTTCCCCTTGATTAGCTTCATTAAGACGCTTGATTGCTACAACTCGACTGTCAGACAATACTCCTCTGTATACAGTTCCTCCAGCACCTCTCCCAATCTCCTCACTAAAACCCTTTGTGGCCTTCTTTAGCTCGGCATAGGTAAATTTTCTGAATCCGGTGGCAGCAGGGAGATAGCCTTGCTTGTCTGCGCCCCAACTTTGCTGGCCTCTAATCAAGAGACACCAAACCAAAAAGATGCAGACAACTTCAAGTCCTCCCAACCCACATGCAAACCAGAGCACGATTTTCACCGTCCCATTTGGACGGCTTTTTACATACGTTCTGTTCAGTACTTGCAGTACTGTACCTTCACTTGAGCAATCTAAATGGAATTCTTGTACAGAATTGGTGGAAAGGAGATTGCTTTTTGGCACTCTCAAATAGAGGTCTCCCTTGAAATCTGGCGAACGATATCCATTGTACAATAGCGTCTTGGGGGAACATTTTGCAGAACCTTTACCCTCGTCAAATTTGAATTGAAAAGCTTTGCAATTGCACAATTGCAAGCACGAATTCTTACATTGACTGAATGTGTAATTTTCGACTTCTCCAGTACCATAACCATAGAATTCAACGTGGGATAGCAGCAGAAAGCCAGAGTCTTTTTTGTTGCAAGAGAGATTAAATTTCCGTTTACACCCATGAGACCAATTTGTAAgatttttcatttcatatccAGGGAGGCAGGAGCATTTCCTACCAGAATCAGCAACATAGCTGCATATACTGTTTGGCCCACAAGTACCATGAATCGTGCAAGGTTTCTGAATGGCTTGCCATGAAATGACCCAAGTTCCCTCCTCCTTTTCCCAACTGTAGAGTCGAATATTTCCATCGAAATCAACTGTCAATCTTCTGTGAAGCCCCATCCGATTGTCAGCTGACATAACAGTCAAATTATCGGACGAAGTAAAGTTCCCCAAGGAATCAAGCACTGCAACTCTACTACTGTTGTACGTGGACCTTCCAGCATCCCAGCTCACAAGCGTTGGATCAGGCCAATAGAGACTGGAAATCTCGATTCCATCGTAAACAAGGCTGAGAAGGTTGTC from Corylus avellana chromosome ca6, CavTom2PMs-1.0 includes the following:
- the LOC132183638 gene encoding putative receptor protein kinase ZmPK1; its protein translation is MATLILFILSLALLVPLTSTYFPTLRKGSSLSTEKPEDVLSSPNGVFSAGFYPVGENAYCFAIWFNHSSHSHPHTIVWMANRDQPVNGRRSKLSLLKTGNLILTDAGKFTVWASNTLSRSPLQLSLNNTGNLVLHTLEGDSLWESFDFPTDTLLPQQRLTRNTKVVSSKSQSNYSSGFYKLFFNDDNLLSLVYDGIEISSLYWPDPTLVSWDAGRSTYNSSRVAVLDSLGNFTSSDNLTVMSADNRMGLHRRLTVDFDGNIRLYSWEKEEGTWVISWQAIQKPCTIHGTCGPNSICSYVADSGRKCSCLPGYEMKNLTNWSHGCKRKFNLSCNKKDSGFLLLSHVEFYGYGTGEVENYTFSQCKNSCLQLCNCKAFQFKFDEGKGSAKCSPKTLLYNGYRSPDFKGDLYLRVPKSNLLSTNSVQEFHLDCSSEGTVLQVLNRTYVKSRPNGTVKIVLWFACGLGGLEVVCIFLVWCLLIRGQQSWGADKQGYLPAATGFRKFTYAELKKATKGFSEEIGRGAGGTVYRGVLSDSRVVAIKRLNEANQGESEFLAEVSIIGRINHMNLIEMWGYCVEGKHRILVYEYMEHGSLAENLSSNSLDWKKRFEIALGTAKGLAYLHEECLEWVLHCDVKPQNILLDSNYHPKVADFGLSKLQNRSGLKNSSFSRIRGTRGYMAPEWIFNLPITSKVDVYSYGIVVLEMVTGKQTQMGVHPMDGGGETEDRRLVTWVREKMNRNKAATTASWMEEIIDPVMEGTYEMGKMEILVGMALQCVEEDKDARPSMSQVVKMLLSHENDHYN
- the LOC132184415 gene encoding putative receptor protein kinase ZmPK1; translated protein: MKFMATLILFVLSLALLLPLTSTFSTLRKGSSLSTEKPEDVLSSPNGVFSAGFYPVGENAYCFAIWFNHSSQSQPHTIVWMANRDQPVNGRRSKLSLLKTGNLILTDAGKFTVWTSDTLSRSPLQLLLYNTGNLVLRTLKGVSLWQSFDFPTDTLLPQQQLTRNTRLVSSRSQGNYSSGFYKLLFDNNNLLRLLFDGLEISSIYWPYPWLVSRAAGRSTDNKSRIAVLDWLGNFSSSDQYNVMSADNGVVLHRRLTVDYDGNIRLHSWEEEEGTWVISWQAIQQPCTIHGICGPNGICSYVADSGRKCSCIPGYKMKNHTDWSYGCEPRFNLSCNKNDSAFLLLSHVEFYGYDFGYFPDYTLTQCKNLCLRWCNCKAFQFKFDDDAGFSKCYPKTTLLNGHRSQAFKGDLYLRVPESNRLSYANSVEEFRLDCSSQGTVKLDRTYVKSRPNGTVKIMLWFACGLGGLEVVCIVLVWCLLIRGQQSWSADKQGYLPAATGFRKFTYAELKKATKGFSEEIGRGAGGTVYRGVLSDSRVAAIKRLNEANQGESEFLAEVSIIGRINHMNLIEMWGYCVEGKHRILVYEYMEHGSLAENLSSNSLDWKKRIEIALGTAKGLAYLHEECLEWVLHCDVKPQNILLDSNYHPKVADFGLSKLQNRSGLKNSSFSRIRGTRGYMAPEWIFNLPITSKVDVYSYGIVVLEMVTGKQTQMGINAMDGCGETEDRRLVTWVREKIKNGKAATTASWMEEIIDPVLEGTYEMGKMEILVGMALQCVEEDKDARPSMSQVVETLLSHENDHYN